A region of the Roseobacter denitrificans OCh 114 genome:
TTGAGCCGCTGATCCAGAACAGAAAATCGGCGCGCAACTCGAATCGCCGCACGCCCTCGTTCAGGTCAGGGTTGCGGGATACTCCGCAAATCCGAATCTTTCAAGAGCAGTAATCGGTTTTTTGCACGGCCCTGCGGCGGTGCTACCCGAACATCGTCAAGACGGACTGCAAGCCCCAGCGGATCAGAATATCAACAAGAGCAAAAAACACAGCCGTCAGAGCTGCGAGAATGAAAACCATCACGGTGGTCAACATCACTTCACGCCGCGTGGGCCACACGACTTTGGACACTTCAGCACGAACCTGCTGGATGAACTGGAGTGGATTGGTCGTGGCCATGGGGCACCTTCTTTATGATGTGACCTTGGCGATGTAACGGGCAAAGCCTCGGAATTCAAGAGACCATTGCGATCAGTCTGTCCGGCACCTACGCGGTGAGGACGCCCTTTCAAGGCGACCCAGCCCGCACCACCTAGGCGAATCGAAAGACATATAGGCGATAAAACTAAAGAAGCCCCGCGGGCCCACGGAGCATAACCTAAGCGTTCACCAATAAATGTGGTTCAGCGACAGGAAGGGTTTGTGACAGGACAAGCGTGCGAAACACTGGGCGATGACAGCCAAGCACTGCCAACGAGCGTGGCCAAAACAAACGCATAAGTCCAAGATTTTTTCATAAACACAGTATTAATCCCGCATCCTACAACCCAAGAATACCACAAAGGCAAAGAGCTTGCAATATTTTTGCATTCGTTTCGTTCATGGCCTGTTGGCACTGTCATCTACACTTGGTTGTACATTGACGCTTCATGCGCTCGCATTTTACCCTTGGCTTGTTCTTGAGGCAACTGTTGAAGTTACCGGTGCATTTTGACTTGCAGACGTTCGAAACATTTACCAGCTGCAGGAGCGGGCTTTGCGCAGGTCGCAGGTCATATGGCCTCTGCTCTGCAGCATGCGCCACAGACAAACACATCGCAAAAAGTACGGCTGCCCCGGGGCTGGAGACTTTCACTGCTTGGCTCCTCCATTCAGCATCTTCGTCAGATCAGCGACAGACGATTTCGCTTCTCCGATGTCGATGCTATCCGGGGACATCGACAACACCAGTTCTGACAGTGGCGTATTGCTATAGATGTGAAGCTTTAAAATGTCCGCGCGCGCGCGGAAGAAATGTGCCAGTTTGATGTTGTAATTAAAGATCGCAATCGTCCATCGCAGCAGCAGCAACGCGATGACCAGCACCACGAAGCGCCCTCCGTTCAACCAGATCAGGCTGTCTTTGCGGTCGAGCTGTGATTGGAGACTGCGTTCACCCTTCTGGCGTTCCAGCTCTCTGATATGGGTACGCAATTCCGATTCGGTTGCGATCTTTGATTGATTATCCGCGATTTCCCTGGCCATGGTCTGAAGCTCGGGATCCACGCCGGTCTTGAGCCGCAACTTCTGTGTCGTGTTCTGTTGGATGTAATTGGCGACGCTTTCCGGCACATTGGTCTGCGCATACAGAAGGATATCCGGGTCAGAAACATTCGCAAAAATCCGTCCCTGCGCGCCCACGATCAAATCGGGCCGCTGCCCCTCCTCAACGAGCCCGATGCCGAGCAGGTCTTCACGCCCAAGAGACTGTGGGGCGCCGGAGGCTATCAGGTTTTTGTTCGCATCAAGGCGAACAGACGCCACCACACCTTCGGAGCCGACCGCAATGGCGTTGTCTCCCAAACCTGCGGAATCGTAGAATTTGACGTTTTTTGGATCGCCCATTTTGCCTACGACGGTCTTCGGCAAAGCTTCGTTCGAACGCCATTCGAGCGTCGCGATCTCTGCGCTGACGATTTCGGCCTGATCACCAAAGGCCACGAAGTGGCTTTTCGAAAGTGTTGAGATCGTGCGCATGCGGCAGGCATCAGCCATCGCAACCCCATCGCCGCCCCAGCCGCCGAACGTGGTATGAGGTGTGCCGGATGTCTGCGTCGTCAGTGATGGACTGGCAGGCTGCTGCGCGGCACTGGACGGTGCGTTTTCATCCTGCTCCACGGGGTCAGGTGCAGATGTCCCACAAGGGAAATACCCCCAGCGCGGGGCCCGCAGCTTTTCGAGCATACCGTCGCCTTCAACCCCGATCTCTACAAAAAACCCGCCCGAGGAAAGCGCCAAGTAGCGATCCTTCTTTTGGTTGGGATAGGCATGCAACACGTCGAAATAACCTAGCTTTGCACCGCGTTGCGAGCCGCTGGCGGGGGCCGGCAGAAAGTTTCCGGCGTCCTTGGCGAGCTTCACCTCGCCTTCAATCATCAGATATATGGTTTCAAGGTTGGTCCCGTTGATTTTGAACACAAACAAAAGGCCCGGCGCGCCCACCACGACCCAGTGCTGATCGCCCAAAGGCGCCCCCACATAAATGCCTGCAATGCGTGACAGTTGCTGCTCTGTTTCTTCATCAACCTTCAATTCGGCCCAGTCGTCACCGCGATTGTCCGTCACAAAGAGGCGACTGCCTTCACCATAGACGATGCCGCGCCCGGCTCGAAAGCTGGCACCGTAAAGGAAGGGAGCTGCGGCATCGTCTTCGACGACGCGCGTCATTTTCCAGTATCCGCTGTCATCTTCGTTTGTGCGGCGGATGAAAGTATTGGTGCCGGCCCCAAAGAAACCTATGCGCTTGCTGTGACCAATATGCCAAATGTCAGGGGGGGTGTCAGGGCAAGCATCGTCGTCCGTCGCACCGCTCGGAACTCTGGTGCAGATTCGCGCCGGTTTCCATGCTGGTGCGTCAGCAGTGGGTACGTCGATTGGCAATTGGGCCTCGAGCAGGCCTTGACCAAGCACAACGGCCATCTGGTTGCTTACCCGCACCGCGAACAATGTGTCCGCGTTTGGTTCGCTGTACCCCCCGGCGAGATGGTTATTGCTCCAAAAGAAATTGTCTTTTGCAAGGTAGGATTGGATTTCCCCGAGTTTCTCCGCGTTTTCGCCCCGCAGG
Encoded here:
- the secE gene encoding preprotein translocase subunit SecE → MATTNPLQFIQQVRAEVSKVVWPTRREVMLTTVMVFILAALTAVFFALVDILIRWGLQSVLTMFG